The following DNA comes from Candidatus Neomarinimicrobiota bacterium.
CTGGCCCCCATCGGCCTGTTTGCCGGCAGTTCTTCAAGCACGACAAACCTGGTCGCTAAGGTGGACAGCACCCAGCGTTTCCCCGACCCTCAAACGGCCCTCCTGCTGGGCCTCATCCCTGGGGGTGGGCAGATTTACAACGGCGCCTGGCTGAAAGCGGTTCTGGTGATCGCCGCCGAGGGCTACTATCTCACCCAGTTCCGGCAGGCTAGCAAGGACTTCAATAACAACGACGGATCGGACCCTACCGAATTTGACGAGCTCCTTGACCGGCGGAATGGCAATGCATGGCGCGCGCTGATAGTTTATATTCTCGGCATGCTGGACGCCTATGTGGACGCTCATCTGAGCACCTTTCCGCAGGAAGACAATGGGCAGCGCCCCGCAAACCGCAATCCACCCAATGAGGCACGTCCATGACCCATAAGCGCGAACATTGGGGCAGCCGCGTGGGCTTCATAATGGCCGCATCCGGGTCGGCGGTGGGCCTGGGCAATATCTGGAAATATCCTCATATGGCGGGACAGCATGGCGGGGCTGCCTTTACCCTGGTCTATCTGATTTGCATTCTTGTCGTCGGGCTGCCCATTTTGCTGGCGGAATTCTCATTGGGGCGCCGCACGCAAAAAAGCCCGGTGGGCGCATTTTCAGCACTGTCCAACGGTAGCAGATGGAAATGGCTGGGAATGCTGGGGGTGGCATCGGCCTTTGTGATTCTGTCTTTCTACAGCGTCATTGGCGGGTGGACCATCAAATACAGCCTTTTAGCCCTGGCCGGATCGTTCGGTGAAATTGCTTCCTCCGCGGGGGGCGCCCAGGCGGAGTTCGATCAATTCGTGGCCAACCCGGTGGAGCCCATTTTCTGGCATATGATCTTCATGGGGCTTACGATATTCATCATCATCAAAGGCATCAGGGGCGGCATAGAAAAGTGGAGCAAAACCTTGATGCCCATATTGCTGGGAATCCTGGTCGTGCTGGTGATCCGGGGCATATCCCTGGATGGCGCGATGGAGGGGATTCGATTTCTTTTTTCACCCAAATGGGGCGACCTCGACGCTGAAGGTGTGGCCCTGGCGCTGGGGCATTCGTTCTTCACCATCAGCCTGGGCATGGGCACCATGATTACCTATGGCAGTTATCTGCACAAGGATCAGGACCTGTTGCGGGCCGGGTTGTGGGTCATATTTATTGATACGGCCATTGCCCTTCTGGCCGGCATCGCCATTTTCACGGCCGTATTCGCGCTGGGACAGGATCCCGCTTCGGGACCGGGCTTGATCTTCGTGGTGCTGCCGACGATGTTCCCTCAAATGCCCGGGGGCGAAATCTTCGGGTTCCTATTTTTTGCGCTTTTGTTTGTAGCAGCGCTGACCTCCGCCATTTCCATTCTGGAGGTCGTCACCGCTTACTTTATTGACGAGAAGCAGTGGAGTCGCGCCCAGGCCACATTTGCGTTTGGAGGTGTCATTACCGTGGTGGGCATTTTTGTCTCCCTGTCGTTTGGGGAGTATAATGTGCTGAAATCTTTCGGCGATTTGAATGTCTTTACGCTGATGGACAACCTATCCTCCAAATACATGTTGCCCATCGGCGGCTTCCTGACGGCGGTATTTGTCCTTGTCCGCTGGGGGGTCCCAGAGTTTCTGAAGGAATTGCAGACGGGCGCCGCCAACGTAAAGATTCCCTTGATACCTGCCAAGGCAGTGTTCGGCTTTGCCGGACTGGTCGTGGCCTATATTCTGCTGAAGGAGATTAAAGACGTCATATTTTAGCGCAGGATAGGTGCGGGGACCCAGGCATGTGCGGCATCATCGGTATCAGCGACTATTTCGGCTCTTGCAGACGCGCTAGAGGATATCTGCCGCATGCGTAT
Coding sequences within:
- a CDS encoding sodium-dependent transporter → MTHKREHWGSRVGFIMAASGSAVGLGNIWKYPHMAGQHGGAAFTLVYLICILVVGLPILLAEFSLGRRTQKSPVGAFSALSNGSRWKWLGMLGVASAFVILSFYSVIGGWTIKYSLLALAGSFGEIASSAGGAQAEFDQFVANPVEPIFWHMIFMGLTIFIIIKGIRGGIEKWSKTLMPILLGILVVLVIRGISLDGAMEGIRFLFSPKWGDLDAEGVALALGHSFFTISLGMGTMITYGSYLHKDQDLLRAGLWVIFIDTAIALLAGIAIFTAVFALGQDPASGPGLIFVVLPTMFPQMPGGEIFGFLFFALLFVAALTSAISILEVVTAYFIDEKQWSRAQATFAFGGVITVVGIFVSLSFGEYNVLKSFGDLNVFTLMDNLSSKYMLPIGGFLTAVFVLVRWGVPEFLKELQTGAANVKIPLIPAKAVFGFAGLVVAYILLKEIKDVIF